One genomic segment of Panicum virgatum strain AP13 chromosome 2N, P.virgatum_v5, whole genome shotgun sequence includes these proteins:
- the LOC120660475 gene encoding THO complex subunit 6-like, which translates to MATAAAQALPASMDAREWDEASYRRGILRARDFSSRTLFRAVFFDHGDDLDSDVLLAAASSDGSLASFSLSSCISAASASSQAEAAVTLVDPVCIVQAHSGPAYDVRFYPDPQQPLLFSCGDDGRIRGWRWHEMQSCLAPLSLQGDHLEPVLDLVNPQHEGPWGARSPIPENNAIAINKQDASIFAAAGDACAYCWDVETGKCKMTFKGHTDYLHSVAIRESNRQVVSGSEDGTARIWDCRSGKCTQVVHPVKKIAFENSWVSCVAIDASESWLACGTSSGISVWSLLSNECIFNLDCHAPVQDLLFDKNQILAVGAEPVLSRFTINGTVLSQIKCAPQSAFSISIHSSGMAAVAGYGGLVDVISELGSHLCTFGSRGLDK; encoded by the exons atggcgacggcggcggcgcaggcgctccCGGCATCGATGGACGCGCGCGAGTGGGACGAGGCATCGTACCGCCGTGGCATCCTACGTGCTCGCGACTTCTCGTCGCGCACCCTCTTCCGCGCCGTCTTCTTCGACCACGGCGACGACTTGGACTCCGacgtcctcctcgccgccgcctccagcgaTGGCTCCCTCGCCTCCTTCTCCCTTTCATCCTGCATATCCGCCGCTTCCGCATCCTCCCAG GCGGAGGCCGCCGTCACGCTGGTTGATCCCGTCTGCATTGTGCAGGCGCACAGCGGCCCTGCCTACGATGTCAGGTTCTATCCCGATCCGCAGCAACCGCTGCTCTTCAG CTGTGGGGATGACGGACGCATCCGTGGCTGGAGATGGCACGAGATGCAGAGCTGCCTTGCCCCGCTGTCTCTGCAAG GAGATCATCTAGAACCAGTACTTGACTTGGTCAACCCTCAGCATGA GGGTCCTTGGGGTGCTCGCTCTCCAATACCTGAAAACAATGCCATTGCAATTAATAAACAG GATGCATCCATTTTTGCAGCAGCGGGTGATGCGTGTGCTTACTGCTGGGATGTG GAGACTGGTAAATGTAAAATGACATTCAAGGGGCATACTGACTATTTGCACAGTGTTGCAATTCGCGAGTCAAACCGCCAG GTGGTATCAGGATCAGAGGATGGAACAGCCCGTATATGGG ATTGCAGAAGTGGGAAGTGTACTCAGGTTGTACATCCAGTAAAGAAGATAGCATTTGAAAACTCATGGGTCAGTTGTGTTGCCATTGATGCAAGTGAAAGTTGGCTG GCTTGTGGCACATCTAGTGGTATATCAGTTTGGAGTCTTCTCTCAAATGAGTGCATCTTTAATTTGGATTGCCATGCCCCTGTTCAAGACTTACTGTTTGATAAGAACCAA ATTTTGGCAGTTGGTGCTGAACCTGTGCTCTCCCGTTTCACAATAAATGGGACCGTTCTTTCGCAGATAAAATGTGCTCCTCAGTCGGCATTCTCCATCTCCATCCATTCATCTGGG ATGGCAGCTGTTGCTGGATACGGAGGCCTGGTGGATGTGATCTCGGAACTTGGGAGCCATCTGTGCACATTCGGTAGCAGGGGCCTTGACAAGTAA
- the LOC120660476 gene encoding uncharacterized protein LOC120660476, which translates to MGNAMNKDKVHGKETHGTSSDINENTSVDEVKGPNLLERAKEEIEALARAVHTKMEHQSSPHEKEDESHKKDKEGSLQEIKTHTNETHGTSTDISENTPVDKVKGPNVFERAKEEIEAIAEAIHPKKGPDSK; encoded by the exons ATGGGGAATGCTATGAATAAAGACAAAGTTCATGGCAAGGAGACTCACGGAACAAGCAGCGATATAAACGAGAATACATCTGTGGACGAGGTGAAGGGTCCTAATCTGCTTGAGAGAGCAAAGGAAGAGATTGAAGCTCTCGCCAGGGCTGTTCATACCAAGATGGAGCACCAATCCAGTCCCCATGAAAAGGAGGATG AATCACATAAGAAAGACAAGGAGGGGAGCCTGCAGGAAATAAAAACCCACACAAATGAAACTCATGGAACAAGTACTGACATAAGCGAGAACACACCAGTAGACAAAGTCAAAGGCCCGAATGTGTTTGAGCGTGCCAAGGAAGAGATCGAAGCTATTGCCGAAGCTATCCATCCGAAGAAGGGACCAGACAGTAAGTGA